A section of the Echeneis naucrates chromosome 12, fEcheNa1.1, whole genome shotgun sequence genome encodes:
- the LOC115052454 gene encoding chondroitin sulfate proteoglycan 4-like, whose product MIKAKQTMGRFVADLFVLLLISTGQVYGVSFYGDGYIHLRTVEASVQTLLHVRFRTSSQTGLLFLAAGNRDFLVVELISGRLQVRLDLGSGERSLRSEKGIHLSDLGWHSLELTHDRHDVNMTVDRNSHTSLRMPGPDLELRVEDGLFVGGAAGLDRLYLVNISTGFRGCVDEIVFNEHNLLSSLRPYSGYKSVHEVSLGCSPQFSATEEDPVSFFSSKAFITLPPWEVPQEGVFECELHPSAREEDGIILYSSGNQGEFVAIEIIDGYLVATIGNGEGNKIELRSLTHVHSNYTWYPIQLRLLPHSIQLKVDKELIKADLSLELQVIQFKGPLFLGGLNKEALGEARRAGLYSASSGGGGSFKGCLGKIRVNTQRTGLHHAAITKDITVGCKMGQAPMRVTTSSPTAPSEVHVVTAQPISDNKNPNFLTLRTLEVAEGGRAPLEPKHIKVNLDFRKLGIHPSQLMFRIAEQPVHGQLKLDLRPDPVGLVDEGLEKTITIGTEEEDQTFSMLDLWQGRVMYVHSGSEDERDFFMFSAFSSNKKELPVFLKSNRLHRFDISITPVNDAPVLSLPEGNLFTMLEKSKRQLTTDVLRVSDPDSSPVELVFSSLGNLNTDAGHLEHQDYPGRAINLFSLHDLEEGKISFVHTGVSTSRLPLRVSDGQKISNTVVLRIIAVTLQHKLVNNTGLEVNQGEATIITTSHLAVQVNVADQAVEIRYDLTESPRYGELQRLHSSGEWKLTTSFSQKLLEKERIRYLSTYHGLQTQSNVTDEFKCKISIGSLSTEEAIFPIMVRWIHFKVTRSKMELNGVQSAVVTPEHLHVVSKGIRLNESDLFFRLRTVPKKGQLLLDNKVLQNNSTFSQKNITDGFLKYELLNRLQDDTRDSVRFQVFSTHGISTSYDFRIIIKSESTSFSIVNKGLSVVEGGRRVVTKDILFTHTASNREVQYIITVSPRHGQIRKINLSNSTSINDNIRIFTNQDIMEERIMYVHDDSETKQDSFTFQIMVYKPHKHTSKTEDRNPVEHTFNISVNLVNDQRPVRVVDKVFHVAREGQRLVTLNDLQYRDDDSDFDDSWLVYTRRGIPMGELVLASDRSHKLYEFTQRDLEQKKVLFVHRGVSFGRFVLFVTDGKHYVSTLLEVMAQDPYLQVENNTGLMVQRDGITMLTSANLSVFSNLDIRDPQEVTYEVFQPPKHGVLCFNGGDCDKMKKAGAISIFTQWDLVAGRLEYHHDGSHELSDVLNVTARAREKSTEGQLNRGRREVHLDIGVTIKIYLESHQRPPTVINNRPVVVEEGRNVSISREHLEVVHEDSQPAEIVFTVQSPPTLGVLQRFSPFGKQQNYNGEEQHLYQGIGKQQTASFTQDDLNQGLIVYFQQTTGSTNDSVLLEATNGVTKVGPIRLEIDIIPILLPLQVSDLTLDEGASLPLTCDIIKVANHHFADMNFLYQVIIPPRHGHLEHSRIPGMPITAFTHTEVEHEYISYIHDGSDTQSDNFTIVANQTEIRKHSLPCTVHISVTPVNDETPVVATNRGLKMWAGSVTEISTGDLSAEDSDSPSEALEFIVTPPSNGHLALKSAPSRHILNFTQNHIQSGQLVFVHSGALSGGFHFQVNDGVNFAPRQIFSTTAHSLVLTLQKNHPLEVYPGSVTPISEQELQVVTNDVSDIRRNHSVLFTVSAPPKLGRLVRRMPDNSTQIISAFTQNMVNDGVILYDQNKPESVGWSAADYFSFTVSSPPAFLHPHTFSILISYQANEHHDNPQHKTRLLNNAGAVVAEGGRVTIDGSKLDASNLLGKVPEPHRKDHHILYRVLSLPRHGALSIRGHNLTRDHPDFSQIVLNKFGIMYIHDDSETTRDSFTFQARVAPLALSSPSSLSAFSSDSSSSSFSRLYSATPPSLSSLDAVSDRRMEDNLAVTEMFNITVTPVNDQPPLIRSRAPSMKVVVGERVVLGPDYLQVEDHDTPPEELHYLVISKPNNGYLTLGERPEPVTSFTQYDVNHGRLHFIQQGEPLTGVFYFNVTDGYHRPLYKLFSLEVIKPSISIVNNTGLSLVQGRSAVVLTTSQLAARTNGRSQANITYAVTTHPRHGRIAINDQEVMTFSHEDLHSGRVVYHMTDLSESEDSFQIFVSASSPGIDYGNVTAQTVKVTVRPLVYLREPVRVPSGIAVKLGKAMIDASELARITRADPVFEVLSPPKHGKLVKITYDPNRASEVLKSFTFRDVVQGRVAIEETLSDGDNQLSGNKSAHTKARGHTPAQPLNDSFIFLVRAGQVQPAKAELHFTILPHHQMHHSLSAGKKASGATRLPAHNRTTAGGGKGGGRGGSMTQNRVEEILHPHILPNKNHNRTQSRVRPHNRWGNHTRDGNHGGRSGGGAEGAGGAHNHASQPHTPTVDKNGPAHPPDTHPVHVEVLPRPASDPLLIILPLLACLLLIIILMILILVFRHRKEKARLRLIQELAAVPLPTEGSPYLGRPERSVAMPSVVVTPLEPASCPTSPRIPQSPRRRSLAPGMTFWGPFEADGAGGNENITGLNNNEGDNVTCGNALLAVTAGFKTSVESRSPTTTLKHNHYWV is encoded by the exons ATGATAAAGGCCAAACAAACAATGGGGCGTTTTGTGGCTGatctgtttgtgctgctgctgatttccACAGGACAAGTTTATGGAG TGTCCTTCTATGGAGATGGCTACATCCACCTGCGGACAGTGGAGGCTTCTGTTCAGACCTTGCTCCATGTTCGGTTTCGAACCTCCAGTCAGACAGGGCTGCTGTTTTTGGCGGCAGGAAATAGAGACTTCTTGGTGGTGGAGCTGATCTCTGGACGTCTGCAG GTCCGTCTGGACCTGGGTTCAGGGGAACGGTCACTGCGCTCAGAAAAGGGCATCCACCTGAGTGACCTGGGGTGGCACTCATTGGAGTTGACCCATGACCGGCATGATGTCAACATGACTGTGGATCGAAACTCTCACACCAGCCTCCGTATGCCAGGACCAGATCTGGAACTCAGAGTGGAGGATGGACTCTTTGTTGGCGGAGCAGCTGGCCTGGACCGTTTATACCTTGTCAACATCTCCACAGGGTTTAGAGGTTGTGTGGATGAAATTGTATTCAATGAGCATAACCTACTCTCCAGCCTAAGGCCATATTCTGGGTACAAGAGCGTCCATGAGGTTTCACTGGGCTGTAGTCCACAGTTTTCTGCTACAGAGGAAGATCCGGTCAGCTTTTTCAGCTCCAAAGCCTTTATCACACTCCCCCCATGGGAGGTGCCGCAGGAGGGAGTGTTTGAATGTGAACTTCATCCCTCTGCAAGAGAAGAAGATGGCATTATTCTTTACAGTTCTGGCAATCAGGGAGAGTTTGTTGCCATAGAGATCATAGATGGTTACCTGGTGGCGACAATAGGAAATGGAGAGGGGAATAAAATTGAGCTGCGTTCTCTAACACACGTTCACAGCAATTACACCTGGTATCCCATCCAGCTGCGCCTGCTGCCCCACAGCATCCAACTGAAGGTAGACAAGGAATTAATCAAGGCTGACTTGAGTCTGGAGCTCCAGGTCATACAGTTCAAAGGGCCTCTCTTCCTGGGAGGGCTGAACAAAGAAGCTCTAGGCGAGGCCCGGCGGGCAGGACTGTATTCTGCTTcgtctggaggaggaggttcCTTCAAAGGTTGCCTTGGAAAAATTAGGGTGAACACTCAAAGAACAGGCCTGCATCATGCTGCCATCACCAAGGACATCACTGTAGGCTGTAAGATGGGCCAAGCCCCCATGAGGGTCACAACCTCCAGCCCAACAGCTCCTTCTGAGGTTCATGTTGTCACCGCACAACCAATTAGCGATAATAAGAACCCTAACTTTTTAACACTGAGAACACTGGAGGTGGCAGAAGGAGGTCGGGCACCACTGGAGCCCAAACACATTAAG GTGAATCTGGATTTTCGAAAACTCGGCATCCATCCTTCCCAACTAATGTTCCGCATTGCAGAGCAGCCTGTTCATGGCCAGCTCAAACTGGACCTTAGACCAGACCCTGTTGGGCTGGTTGATGAAGGGCTGGAAAAAACTATTACCATAGGAACCGAGGAGGAGGACCAGACTTTCAGTATGCTTGACCTATGGCAGGGACGAGTGATGTACGTTCACAGTGGCTCAGAAGATGAGCGTGACTTCTTCATGTTTTCGGCGTTCTCCAGCAATAAAAAGGAGCTTCCTGTGTTTCTGAAGAGCAACCGTCTTCACCGTTTTGATATCAGCATCACTCCTGTTAATGATGCACCTGTGCTCAGCCTCCCAGAGGGAAACCTTTTTACCATGCTGGAGAAGTCCAAACGACAG CTGACAACAGACGTGCTGAGAGTGTCAGACCCTGACAGCAGTCCTGTAGAGCTGGTGTTCAGCTCCCTTGGTAACCTCAACACGGACGCTGGACACCTGGAGCACCAGGATTACCCCGGCAG GGCCATTAACTTGTTCTCCCTACATGATCTGGAGGAGGGTAAGATCAGCTTTGTCCACACCGGGGTCTCCACCTCACGACTGCCACTTCGGGTCAGCGATGGACAGAAG ATAAGCAACACAGTAGTTTTGAGGATCATAGCAGTCACCCTTCAACATAAACTGGTGAATAACACAGGACTGGAAGTGAATCAAGGCGAGGCCACCATCATTACCACCAGTCATCTCGCAGTCCAAGTAAACGTGGCTGATCAGGCAGTGGAAATCCGATACGACTTGACAGAGTCACCGCGATATGGTGAGCTCCAGCGGTTGCACTCAAGTGGTGAATGGAAGCTTACGACCTCATTCTCTCAGAAACTTTTGGAGAAAGAACGGATCCGATACCTCAGCACATACCATGGCCTCCAGACTCAGAGCAATGTCACCGATGAGTTCAAATGTAAAATCAGCATTGGCTCCCTGTCTACTGAAGAGGCTATCTTCCCTATTATGGTTCGCTGGATCCACTTCAAAGTCACACGAAGCAAGATGGAACTGAATGGTGTTCAGTCTGCTGTAGTCACCCCTGAGCACCTCCATGTGGTTTCAAAAGGCATCAGACTCAATGAGAGTGACCTCTTTTTCAGGCTGCGTACTGTACCGAAGAAAGGCCAGCTATTACTTGACAACAAAGTTCTACAAAATAACTCGACCTTTAGCCAGAAGAATATTACAGACGGTTTCCTGAAGTACGAGCTGCTCAACAGGCTACAAGATGACACAAGAGACTCAGTGAGATTTCAGGTCTTTTCAACACACGGCATTTCCACAAGTTACGACTTCAGAATCATCATCAAAAGTGAGTCAACATCCTTCTCCATCGTAAACAAAGGCCTCTCCGTCgtagaaggagggaggagagtcGTtaccaaagacatcctgttcaCTCACACGGCAAGTAATAGGGAGGTCCAGTACATTATCACGGTGAGCCCCAGACACGGGCAGATAAGAAAGATCAACCTATCCAACTCAACGTCCATTAATGACAACATCCGAATCTTCACAAATCAGGATATCATGGAAGAACGGATTATGTATGTTCACGATGACAGCGAGACCAAACAGGattcttttacatttcaaatcatGGTTTATAAACCACATAAACACACCAGcaagacagaggacagaaacCCAGTCGAACACACCTTTAATATCTCTGTAAATCTTGTCAATGATCAGAGACCCGTCAGGGTTGTTGATAAAGTTTTCCATGTGGCCCGTGAAGGCCAGAGGCTGGTGACGTTGAATGACCTTCAATACCGGGACGATGATTCAGACTTTGACGACAGTTGGTTGGTGTACACACGTCGGGGCATTCCCATGGGAGAGTTGGTGTTGGCCAGTGATCGAAGTCACAAGTTGTATGAGTTCACACAGCGGGACCTTGAACAG AAAAAGGTGTTGTTTGTCCACAGAGGAGTgagttttggccgttttgtgctttttgtgacAGACGGCAAACATTATGTTTCCACACTGCTGGAG GTGATGGCCCAGGATCCTTACTTGCAAGTGGAGAATAACACAGGCCTCATGGTCCAGCGAGATGGAATAACCATGCTGACCTCTGCTAACCTCAGCGTGTTCAGCAACCTTGACATAAGAGACCCACAGGAAGTGACATATGAGGTCTTCCAACCGCCTAAACACGGCGTGCTCTGCTTCAATGGTGGAGATTGTGACAAGATGAAAAAAGCAGGAGCAATTTCAATATTCACCCAGTGGGATCTGGTTGCTGGGCGGCTGGAGTACCATCATGATGGCAGCCATGAATTGTCAGATGTGCTGAATGTGACAGCAAGGGCGAGGGAGAAGAGTACAGAAGGACAGCtgaacagagggaggagggaagtgCATCTGGACATTGGAGTAACAATAAAAATCTACCTGGAGAGCCATCAGAGGCCGCCAACAGTCATAAATAACCGTCCAGTGGTGGTGGAGGAAGGACGTAATGTCTCCATAAGCAGGGAACATTTAGAG GTTGTCCATGAAGACAGTCAACCAGCAGAGATCGTCTTTACTGTTCAGAGTCCTCCCACGCTGGGTGTTCTTCAGAGGTTCTCCCCTTTCGGGAAGCAGCAGAACTACAATGGAGAAGAGCAGCACCTCTATCAG GGCATTGGAAAGCAGCAGACAGCTTCCTTTACGCAGGACGACCTGAACCAGGGATTGATCGTCTACTTTCAGCAGACCACAGGAAGCACCAACGACTCTGTTCTGTTAGAGGCTACCAATGGGGTCACAAAGGTCGGACCTATCAGGCTGGAGATTGATATCATTCCCATCCTGCTGCCGCTACAG GTGTCTGACTTGACCCTTGATGAGGGGGCATCCCTGCCGTTGAcctgtgacatcatcaaggTCGCCAATCACCACTTTGCAGACATGAACTTCCTGTATCAAGTCATCATTCCACCGCGGCATGGGCACTTGGAGCACAGCAGGATACCAGGGATGCCCATCactgctttcacacacactgag gtgGAACATGAATATATCTCTTACATCCATGACGGCAGCGACACACAGAGCGATAACTTCACCATTGTGGCCAATCAGACTGAAATCAGGAAACACAGTTTGCCCTGCACAGTCCACATCAGTGTCACACCGGTCAATGATGAAACTCCTGTTGTAGCCACCAACCGAGGTCTGAAG ATGTGGGCTGGTTCAGTGACAGAAATCAGTACAGGTGATCTCAGTGCTGAGGACTCTGACTCTCCATCTGAGGCACTGGAGTTCATTGTCACGCCGCCCAGCAATGGCCACCTAGCTCTGAAGAGTGCCCCTTCCAGACACATCCTGAACTTCACACAGAATCACATTCAAAGTGGACAGCTGGTGTTTGTGCACAGTG GTGCGTTGTCGGGTGGCTTTCACTTCCAGGTGAACGACGGCGTCAACTTTGCCCCACGTCAAATCTTTAGCACAACTGCCCACTCTTTGGTCCTCACTCTGCAGAAAAACCACCCACTGGAGGTTTATCCAG GCTCTGTGACACCGATCTCTGAGCAGGAGCTTCAGGTGGTCACCAACGATGTCAGCGATATCAGAAGAAACCACTCTGTGTTGTTTACAGTGAGCGCTCCTCCTAAACTTGGTCGCCTGGTTCGGCGTATGCCTGACAACTCTACACAAATCATTTCTGCATTCACTCAAAACATG GTGAATGATGGAGTTATCCTGTACGATCAGAACAAGCCAGAGTCAGTGGGATGGTCTGCTGCGGATTATTTCTCTTTCACTGTTTCCTCCCCTCCTGCTTTCCTTCACCCACACACCTTTAGCATCTTAATTTCCTACCAGGCCAACGAACATCATGACAACCCTCAACACAAGACCAGACTACTCAACAATGCAG GGGCTGTGGTGGCAGAGGGAGGCAGGGTTACAATTGACGGTTCTAAACTAGACGCCTCCAATCTCCTGGGGAAAGTTCCAGAGCCCCATCGGAAAGACCATCACATCCTGTACCGTGTGCTTTCTCTGCCACGTCATGGGGCTCTGTCCATCCGAGGACATAATCTCACCAG AGATCATCCAGATTTCTCCCAGATCGTCCTGAATAAATTTGGCATCATGTACATCCACGACGACTCTGAGACGACAAGAGACAGCTTCACCTTCCAAGCCAGGGTGGCTCCTCTggctctctcctccccctcttccctgtctgccttttcctctgattcctcgtcctcctccttttcccgTCTCTATTCAGCCACGCCACCCTCCCTCTCATCACTGGATGCGGTTTCTGATCGCAGAATGGAAGACAACCTGGCAGTGACGGAGATGTTCAACATCACAGTGACACCCGTTAATGATCAGCCACCACTCATCAGGAGCAGAGCCCCGAGCATGAAGGTGGTGGTTGGAGAGAGGGTGGTGCTTGGCCCTGACTATCTGCAG GTGGAGGATCACGACACTCCTCCAGAGGAGCTACACTACCTTGTAATCAGTAAGCCCAACAACGGCTACCTGACTCTGGGGGAGAGACCGGAGCCTGTGACCTCTTTCACCCAGTATGATGTCAACCATGGCCGTCTTCACTTTATACAGCAG GGTGAGCCCTTGACAGGCGTTTTCTACTTCAATGTGACTGATGGTTATCATCGCCCGCTCTACAAACTGTTTAGCCTGGAGGTGATTAAACCCTCTATCTCCATTGTGAACAACACCGGCCTGTCACTGGTTCAAGGCAGGAGCGCTGTGGTCCTGACAACTTCCCAGCTGGCAGCTCGGACCAATGGTCGCAGCCAGGCCAACATCACCTACGCTGTCACCACACACCCACGCCATGGACGCATCGCCATCAATGACCAAGAAGTCATGACCTTCAGCCACGAGGACCTGCATTCTGGTCGAGTTGTCTATCACATGACTGATCTCAGTGAATCAGAGGACAGCTTTCAAATCTTTGTGTCGGCCTCCTCGCCCGGCATTGACTATGGAAATGTTACAGCGCAGACAGTAAAGGTAACCGTGCGGCCTCTGGTCTACCTGAGGGAGCCAGTCAGGGTGCCCAGTGGTATTGCTGTGAAACTGGGGAAAGCCATGATCGATGCCTCTGAGCTGGCCAGAATAACCCGAGCTGATCCAGTCTTTGAGGTTTTGTCTCCACCAAAACATGGAAAGCTGGTCAAG ATAACCTATGATCCCAACCGAGCGTCAGAGGTCCTGAAGTCGTTTACATTCAGAGATGTGGTTCAAGGCCGAGTCGCCATTGAGGAGACTCTCAGTGATGGCGACAACCAGCTCAGTGGTAACAAATCAGCACACACAAAGGCTCGAGGTCACACCCCCGCCCAACCCCTCAACGACTCTTTCATCTTCCTGGTGAGGGCTGGACAGGTCCAGCCAGCAAAGGCTGAGCTTCACTTCACCATCTTACCCCACCACCAGATGCATCATAGTCTCAGTGCTGGAAAAAAAGCCAGTGGTGCAACCCGTCTGCCGGCACATAACAGGACAACTGCtgggggaggaaaaggaggcGGACGAGGCGGATCCATGACACAAAACAGGGTCGAAGAGATTTTGCATCCCCACATCTTGCcaaataaaaaccacaacagGACACAGTCCAGGGTCAGGCCTCACAACCGCTGGGGGAACCACACGCGCGATGGGAACCATGGAGGAAGATCAGGTGGAGGTGCAGAGGGGGCTGGAGGAGCTCACAACCACGCTTCACAACCCCACACTCCTACCGTAGATAAAAACGGTCCGGCACACCCTCCTGACACGCACCCGGTTCACGTGGAGGTCCTTCCACGTCCCGCTTCGGACCCCCTCCTCATTATCCTTCCGCTGCTGGCCTGTTTG